The Rhizobium viscosum genomic sequence TGCCGTCATTAGCGCTTATCCGGCCTGATAGACCTTGGCGAGGATTTCGCGAGCGATCATCTCTGCCGTCGTTAACCCGCGGAAACGGGAAAACTGGTTGCGGTCGACCTGAAAGACCATGCCGGTCTTCACCGCAGCAATGTTGTTGAAGGCGGCGTTGCTCTTCCACTGGTCGAACACGGTCGCGCCGGTATCGGTCGCAACCAAAAATACGTCCGGATTGATGGCAACGAGGCGCTCGATCCCTGCCCCGCTTTCCACCGCATCGCTGGAATCGATCGCCGGCGTCAGACCCATGGCCTTGAAAACAGAGCCGGTGAAGGAGGAGGAGCTATGCAGGCTCATGGAATCCGGATTGGCGACGGCGAGCAGGAAGCGACGTTTCTCCCCGGCCGGGATCTTTGCGACCAGTCCGGTAATGATGGCCTCATGCGTGGCAAGCGCCTGTTCACCCTTCTCCTTTTCGCCCAAGGCATCTGCGATGGTCACGACCGAAGACTTGATCACCTCGTAGCTGCCTTCCCAGCTGTTCAGCACGATGGTCGGTGCGATGGCACTCAATTGTTCGTAGATCGCCGAATGGCGCAGTTCATCGGCAATGATGAGATCGGGCGTCAGCGCAGCGACGAGCTCCAGATTGGGCTCCAGCCGCGTGCCGACCGAGCCGTAGTCGATCTTCTTGCCGAGAAGCTGTTCGATACGCTTCGGCTGGTTGTCGTCGGTAATGCCAACCGGCACGACATCGATCGCATTCAGCGCCTGCACGAAGGAGAATTCGAGAGCGACGACACGCTGCGGCTTGCCGGAGATTTCGGTGGTGCCGAGCTCGTGTTTGATCGTGCGCTTGCCATCATCGGCAAAGGCAAGGCTCGGTACGGCAGCAACCGCACCAGCCGAGAACAACAGGCCGAACTGGCGGCGCGACAGCGGAATATCAAAAACGCTCACGGCAAATGTCCTCATACTGAAATGATCACCGGCCCTCACACCGGATGAGACACCCGCTACAGAAGTGAAGTGAATTTTTCAAGTAAAGTTTACAAAAACAATCACCTTATTGGGCACCTCGTCGAGAGGTGCATCAGTTGCGCTCGGGCAGCTTCAGCGGTCCATGCGTCTTGATGCTTCGGATGGCGAAATTCGAACGGATATCGGTGACATTCGGCAGGGTCAGCAGCGTCTCCGTCAATAGCCGCTCATAGGCCGAGAGATCTTCGACTACGACTTCCGCCAGGAAATCGGCTGTGCCTGAAATCAGGAAGCAAGAGACGATTTCGGGAATGGCAAGCAGTGCCGCCTGCTGCGCCTCGGAATTCTCCCGGCTGTGATGGGCGACCTTGAATTCCACGAAGACGGTAAGACCGAGTCCGACTTCCTTGCGATCGATATCGGCTGTGTAGCGGCGGATGACGCCGAGCTTTTCGAGATTGCGGATGCGGCGCAGACAGGGTGACGGCGAGAGGTTCACCTTCTCGGCGATCTCGACATTGGTGGCGCGCGCGTCCTCCTGCAGGCATTTCAGGATGGCAATATCGAATTTATCGAGATTTGGCATAATTGCGAAATCCATCGGCATGAATTGGCAGATCATTGCGCATAGCACGTTTTCTGAGCCATAGATAGCAAGGACATGCCTCGGCCATTCGCGCTAATGTTCTTTCAACCGGACGACATCCGGACGGAAGAAAGGACCGGACGATGAGCACGATCGCATTTTCAAACGAGAAATCGCCTTCGCAAGGCCTGGGTTATGCCGCCGGTACAGTGACCGTGCTGATCTGGTCGACATGGTTTCTGGCGACGCGCCACAGCGCCGCAACGCCGCTCGGTTCGATCGATATCGGGCTCATCCGCTTCGGCATTCCGGCGCTCGTTCTCTCACCGGTCTGGCTGCGCACCGGGCTCTTGCCAAAGGGCGTTCCGCTTCATCTGCTGGCGATCATGGTCGCCGGCTGCGGTGCGATCTTCTTCCTGGTGACCACGCTTGCCATTCACTCCACACCGGCGGCCTCGTCAGGTATCCTGCTCGGCGGCTCCATGCCGCTTGCCACCGCACTGATCGGGATTCTGCTGTTTCGCGAACGACCGGATGCAACACGCATTGCCGGGCTGGTGGCGATCGTCGCCGGTGTGCTGATCCTGCTCGTTCGCAGCCTTGCCGATGCTTCCCTGCCCTGGACGAGCTTCGTGC encodes the following:
- a CDS encoding ABC transporter substrate-binding protein, with amino-acid sequence MSVFDIPLSRRQFGLLFSAGAVAAVPSLAFADDGKRTIKHELGTTEISGKPQRVVALEFSFVQALNAIDVVPVGITDDNQPKRIEQLLGKKIDYGSVGTRLEPNLELVAALTPDLIIADELRHSAIYEQLSAIAPTIVLNSWEGSYEVIKSSVVTIADALGEKEKGEQALATHEAIITGLVAKIPAGEKRRFLLAVANPDSMSLHSSSSFTGSVFKAMGLTPAIDSSDAVESGAGIERLVAINPDVFLVATDTGATVFDQWKSNAAFNNIAAVKTGMVFQVDRNQFSRFRGLTTAEMIAREILAKVYQAG
- a CDS encoding Lrp/AsnC family transcriptional regulator, encoding MPNLDKFDIAILKCLQEDARATNVEIAEKVNLSPSPCLRRIRNLEKLGVIRRYTADIDRKEVGLGLTVFVEFKVAHHSRENSEAQQAALLAIPEIVSCFLISGTADFLAEVVVEDLSAYERLLTETLLTLPNVTDIRSNFAIRSIKTHGPLKLPERN
- a CDS encoding DMT family transporter, whose translation is MSTIAFSNEKSPSQGLGYAAGTVTVLIWSTWFLATRHSAATPLGSIDIGLIRFGIPALVLSPVWLRTGLLPKGVPLHLLAIMVAGCGAIFFLVTTLAIHSTPAASSGILLGGSMPLATALIGILLFRERPDATRIAGLVAIVAGVLILLVRSLADASLPWTSFVLLPSGAVLWAGYTHAFRRSGLTAIQASALIAIWSFLIMAALALVFGISLPQAPLPEIGLQILSQGILSGLVAMVAYGTAVRTLGGTQAAAFTALTPVLATLGGGFLLGEQMGLAEISAAVITGIGVALSTGIAAKRR